One genomic segment of Catalinimonas alkaloidigena includes these proteins:
- a CDS encoding MlaE family ABC transporter permease — translation MFTFLPKQLRQYLIITAELSQFAKDFLQELFRPPYEFDELMKQSYRIGYQSLPLVGTTGFIMGVVLTLQSRPTLIEFGAESWMPSMVGISIVREIGPVITALICAGKVGSSIGAELGSMKVTEQIDAMEVSGNNPFKYLVVTRVLAATLMLPVLVIFADIISLVGSFLVENIKGGVGWTLYFNQVFANLHFGDIIPSIGKSFFFGFAIGLVGCYQGYCSEKGTEGVGAAANTAVVMASMLVFLLDLLAVLVADIFYEL, via the coding sequence GTGTTTACCTTCTTACCAAAGCAATTAAGGCAGTATTTGATCATAACTGCCGAACTTTCACAATTCGCTAAAGACTTCTTGCAAGAGCTTTTCAGACCGCCTTATGAGTTTGATGAACTCATGAAACAGTCATATCGCATTGGGTATCAATCGCTGCCTTTGGTAGGAACCACAGGTTTCATTATGGGAGTAGTATTAACGCTCCAATCAAGGCCCACACTGATTGAGTTTGGTGCCGAGTCGTGGATGCCCTCTATGGTAGGTATTTCTATCGTTCGGGAAATAGGGCCGGTCATTACAGCACTGATCTGTGCCGGCAAGGTAGGATCCAGCATAGGTGCAGAACTGGGCTCTATGAAAGTAACTGAGCAGATTGATGCCATGGAAGTGTCTGGTAATAATCCATTCAAGTACCTGGTAGTGACCCGCGTGCTGGCAGCCACGCTCATGTTGCCCGTGCTTGTAATCTTTGCCGATATCATCTCGCTGGTAGGATCTTTTCTGGTAGAAAACATAAAAGGTGGTGTAGGATGGACTTTGTATTTTAACCAGGTATTTGCCAATCTTCATTTCGGAGATATCATCCCCTCCATTGGAAAATCTTTTTTCTTTGGATTTGCCATAGGTCTGGTTGGCTGTTATCAAGGCTACTGTTCTGAAAAAGGGACCGAAGGCGTAGGTGCTGCTGCGAATACTGCAGTAGTAATGGCTTCTATGCTGGTGTTCCTGCTTGATTTACTGGCTGTACTGGTCGCGGATATTTTTTATGAATTATGA
- a CDS encoding ABC transporter ATP-binding protein, translating to MIKTAVTEEYSPSRPFTRSVVIEILHLHKSFGSHPVLQDFNLTLCEEENLVVLGRSGSGKSVLIKCIVGLIPTDAGEIYVLGKNVAHLERNNLDDLRRKIGFLFQWGALYDSMTVRENLCFPLRKHSRQSKQEINMKVEAVLESVGLPEAVDLMPSELSGGMKKRIALARTLMLNPKIILYDEPTSGLDPITAKEISELIRRVQGQHHTSSIIITHDMDCANITADRMVILSGGTNYAEGTYEGLSQSDDPKVKGFFL from the coding sequence ATGATAAAGACAGCAGTCACTGAAGAGTATTCCCCTAGCAGGCCATTCACCCGTTCGGTGGTAATTGAAATCCTTCATCTCCACAAATCCTTTGGTAGTCATCCGGTTCTTCAAGACTTTAACCTGACGCTCTGCGAAGAAGAAAATCTGGTTGTGTTGGGAAGATCAGGTTCTGGTAAGTCTGTATTGATCAAGTGTATTGTTGGCTTGATCCCCACAGATGCAGGAGAGATTTACGTATTGGGGAAAAATGTTGCTCATTTAGAACGTAACAATTTAGATGATCTTCGTCGTAAGATTGGTTTTTTGTTTCAGTGGGGCGCCCTCTATGATTCCATGACAGTGCGTGAAAACCTATGTTTCCCCTTACGTAAACATAGCAGGCAAAGCAAACAAGAAATCAATATGAAAGTGGAAGCCGTTTTAGAAAGTGTTGGTTTACCCGAAGCAGTAGACCTTATGCCTTCTGAATTATCAGGCGGAATGAAGAAAAGAATTGCACTGGCCCGTACGCTTATGCTGAACCCCAAAATCATTCTCTATGACGAGCCTACCAGCGGACTGGATCCTATCACAGCAAAAGAAATCAGTGAACTCATAAGGAGAGTACAAGGGCAGCACCATACATCATCCATAATCATTACGCACGATATGGATTGCGCCAATATTACGGCAGATAGGATGGTAATCTTATCCGGTGGCACAAACTATGCTGAGGGAACGTATGAAGGTTTATCTCAATCAGACGATCCTAAAGTAAAAGGTTTTTTTCTGTAA
- a CDS encoding MlaD family protein, with product MSQETHHKIKLGIFVMLGLIFLIVALYLIGNQRNMFNTRFQLSTRFADVNGLREGNSVRFAGIDVGIVKRITIVSDSAIQVDMLVREGVRNYIKKNAVATIGTDGLVGNVIINIRPGTGNALPVEINDWIVSQSNIDTDALLRTLSISNENVATLTQNLVTMTNHINKGEGTVGMLIHDKPFALSLQQTLHNLSQASEGAAATINELKSTAVKINRGSGIIGFLAEDTLTVWQLQHTIRKLQASSEAIAEVAQNINLMVKGIEAGKGTAGLLISDSTMANEMQTSLDEIHTGIGLFNENMEALQHSVLLRRYFKKQERLKP from the coding sequence ATGAGCCAAGAAACCCACCATAAAATTAAGCTAGGTATTTTTGTGATGCTCGGGCTTATCTTTCTAATTGTAGCCTTGTACCTGATAGGGAACCAGCGTAATATGTTCAATACCCGCTTTCAACTCAGTACCCGCTTTGCAGATGTAAACGGTTTGAGAGAAGGCAACAGTGTACGTTTCGCAGGTATTGATGTGGGTATTGTAAAGCGCATCACAATTGTCAGTGACTCTGCCATTCAGGTGGATATGCTTGTTCGTGAAGGTGTGAGAAACTATATCAAGAAAAATGCTGTGGCTACCATAGGTACCGATGGATTGGTAGGCAACGTAATCATCAATATAAGACCTGGTACTGGCAATGCTCTTCCTGTGGAAATTAATGACTGGATTGTTTCGCAATCAAATATAGATACAGATGCATTGCTGAGAACACTAAGCATCTCAAATGAAAATGTAGCAACCCTTACCCAAAACCTGGTTACCATGACCAACCATATCAATAAGGGTGAGGGTACAGTAGGAATGCTCATTCATGACAAACCTTTTGCGCTGAGTCTGCAACAAACTTTGCATAATCTCTCCCAAGCCAGTGAAGGAGCAGCAGCCACCATAAATGAACTTAAAAGTACAGCTGTCAAAATTAACCGCGGCTCTGGTATCATTGGTTTTTTAGCGGAAGATACGCTGACAGTATGGCAACTTCAGCATACCATAAGAAAGCTACAAGCCTCCAGCGAAGCAATCGCAGAAGTAGCGCAGAACATCAACCTGATGGTAAAAGGTATAGAAGCAGGAAAAGGTACGGCGGGCTTGCTGATCAGCGATAGTACAATGGCTAATGAAATGCAGACCAGCCTTGATGAGATTCACACCGGCATTGGCTTGTTCAATGAAAATATGGAAGCTTTACAGCACAGCGTCCTGCTCCGTCGCTACTTTAAGAAACAGGAAAGACTAAAGCCTTAG
- a CDS encoding outer membrane lipoprotein-sorting protein, with protein sequence MIILIPGIFVSLFAFQKQLPDAKEIVNKTNEKRRGETSMAELTISIIRPSWSRDMSVKTWSKGTENALILITAPVRDKGTVFLKRKNEIWNWVSSIDRNIKLPPSMMMQSWMGSDFTNDDLIKESSIVEDYTHKIVGDSVILGRACYKIELLPKEGAPVVWGKIYSWIDKSEYIELRSELYDEEGFLINEVVFSEIKELDGRELPSVMEYIPVDKEGHKTVMRYHTVDYDIPLEESFFSLQNMKRVQ encoded by the coding sequence ATGATCATCTTAATACCGGGAATATTTGTTTCACTGTTTGCTTTTCAAAAGCAGCTTCCTGACGCCAAGGAAATCGTAAATAAGACTAATGAAAAGCGTAGGGGGGAAACTTCAATGGCAGAACTTACCATTTCCATCATCCGCCCTTCCTGGTCGCGCGATATGTCGGTCAAAACATGGTCAAAAGGAACCGAAAACGCTCTTATTCTGATTACCGCACCGGTAAGAGACAAGGGTACGGTGTTTCTGAAACGGAAAAATGAAATTTGGAACTGGGTTTCTTCCATTGACAGAAATATCAAACTACCTCCTTCTATGATGATGCAGTCGTGGATGGGTTCTGACTTTACCAATGATGACCTGATCAAAGAATCTTCCATTGTAGAGGACTACACCCATAAAATTGTTGGCGACTCTGTCATCCTGGGAAGAGCGTGCTACAAAATAGAACTGCTGCCCAAGGAGGGAGCTCCGGTGGTGTGGGGAAAGATCTATAGCTGGATAGACAAAAGCGAGTACATAGAACTCCGCTCTGAACTTTATGATGAAGAAGGTTTTTTGATCAATGAAGTGGTATTTTCAGAAATTAAGGAGTTGGACGGACGTGAGTTGCCTTCGGTTATGGAATACATACCGGTAGACAAAGAGGGACATAAAACGGTGATGCGCTATCATACCGTAGATTACGACATCCCATTGGAAGAAAGTTTTTTCTCTTTACAAAATATGAAACGGGTACAGTAG
- a CDS encoding ABC transporter permease, with the protein MFLTLAWRNLWRNKRRTFITMASIIFAVLLAILLNSVKEGMLDKMQENVVSYYTGAVQVHKKGYWNEKTIDNTFEINSSHLQEILLDEKVNQLVPRLESFALAASEGFSRGCMVVGIAPEGESSVTSLEDKLIAGKYLEQQDRGVLLSEGLAEYLKISVGDTLVLIGQGFHGASAAGKYPIQGLVSFASPELNKLLVYLPIAEAQWLFAAEQRATALVLQIDDINNSQSVAQQLAASLGEEYEFMSWQTMMPELDQIIQGERAENNIFLFVLYLLITFGIFGTILMMTVERQFEFGVLVAIGMRRLKLSSIVILENILIAILGALAGMLLSLPVVFYFYNFPIRITGELSEAYENFGFEPIFYFSVKPMIFYSQTVVVLCIALALSIYPMIKIGRLDPVSAMRG; encoded by the coding sequence ATGTTCCTCACACTGGCATGGCGCAACCTGTGGCGCAACAAACGTAGAACCTTTATCACTATGGCTTCCATCATTTTTGCCGTCTTGTTGGCTATTCTACTGAACTCGGTAAAAGAAGGGATGCTGGACAAAATGCAGGAAAACGTAGTAAGCTATTATACCGGTGCTGTACAGGTGCACAAAAAGGGCTACTGGAATGAAAAAACGATTGACAACACCTTTGAAATCAATTCCTCACATTTACAGGAAATTCTTCTTGATGAGAAAGTGAACCAGCTTGTTCCCCGCCTGGAATCATTTGCCCTGGCGGCATCAGAAGGATTTTCCCGGGGATGTATGGTAGTGGGCATCGCCCCGGAAGGAGAGTCTTCGGTTACTTCCCTGGAAGATAAACTTATAGCAGGCAAATATCTCGAGCAACAGGACCGGGGGGTGCTGCTTTCAGAAGGCTTAGCCGAATATCTCAAGATAAGTGTAGGAGATACTTTGGTACTGATTGGACAGGGGTTTCATGGTGCCAGTGCCGCCGGCAAATATCCCATTCAGGGCTTAGTCAGTTTTGCTTCCCCTGAACTCAACAAGCTTTTGGTATATCTCCCTATAGCAGAAGCCCAATGGCTTTTTGCCGCTGAGCAAAGAGCAACTGCCTTGGTACTGCAGATAGATGATATCAATAATTCTCAATCAGTAGCCCAACAGCTGGCTGCCAGTCTGGGGGAAGAGTATGAGTTCATGAGCTGGCAAACCATGATGCCCGAACTGGATCAGATCATTCAGGGAGAAAGAGCGGAAAACAATATTTTCCTCTTTGTGCTCTACCTGCTTATTACTTTCGGCATCTTCGGCACTATCCTGATGATGACCGTTGAACGACAGTTTGAGTTTGGAGTGCTGGTAGCCATTGGGATGCGTAGACTCAAGTTATCTTCTATCGTTATTCTTGAGAACATACTGATAGCGATTCTGGGAGCATTGGCAGGGATGCTACTGAGCCTTCCTGTTGTATTTTACTTTTATAATTTTCCTATCAGAATTACTGGAGAACTTTCTGAGGCTTATGAAAACTTTGGCTTTGAGCCTATCTTCTATTTTTCTGTAAAACCGATGATCTTTTACTCACAAACAGTGGTCGTGCTGTGTATCGCATTGGCACTGTCTATTTACCCTATGATCAAAATAGGGAGGCTAGACCCGGTATCTGCCATGAGGGGGTGA
- a CDS encoding ABC transporter permease — MLLLIAWRNIWRNKTRSFLVITSVALGLWAGTFIMAYAFGIIEQRLKDAIENEISHLQVHHPEFEKDNNPRFFIPKSHGILQEVRNDVQVKAASARVLASGMVASAISSTGGQFIGISPEAEQTVTGLQDKIIEGSYLENEENNRIVIGEKLADKLNVKVRSKIVLTFQDTSGHIVAGAFRIAGIYKTSNTTYDETHLFLKAQDLRSLLGLQHEFHEVAVLLNDPNRLEEFQGSLQQQHPELQIETWKALAPELRYMIESLDQYMIIFLIIILMALSFGIVNTMLMAVLERVREIGMLMAIGMNRTKLFGMVSLESIFLVMIAAPIGLLLAYITNQLLGQYGMDLSGLYQEGYAAYGFNPIIYPELDNIYYIRIMFMVTVAALLASIYPAITAIRLNPVVAIRKI; from the coding sequence ATGCTACTGCTTATTGCCTGGCGAAATATTTGGAGAAACAAGACGAGAAGTTTTCTGGTCATCACCTCAGTAGCCCTGGGACTATGGGCAGGAACCTTCATTATGGCTTATGCTTTTGGCATCATTGAGCAGCGCCTGAAAGATGCTATCGAGAATGAAATATCTCATTTACAGGTGCACCATCCGGAATTTGAGAAGGACAATAACCCAAGATTTTTCATTCCTAAAAGCCATGGTATTTTGCAAGAGGTTCGCAATGATGTACAGGTCAAGGCTGCCTCAGCAAGGGTGTTGGCATCCGGGATGGTAGCCTCCGCCATCAGCAGCACCGGAGGGCAGTTTATTGGTATTTCCCCTGAGGCGGAGCAGACAGTGACCGGCCTACAAGACAAGATCATCGAGGGGAGCTATCTGGAGAACGAAGAAAACAACCGCATCGTTATTGGAGAAAAACTGGCTGACAAGCTGAACGTAAAAGTACGCTCAAAAATCGTTCTTACATTTCAGGATACCTCAGGACATATTGTGGCAGGAGCTTTCCGGATTGCTGGCATCTACAAAACCTCCAACACCACCTATGATGAAACCCATCTGTTTTTGAAGGCACAGGACCTTCGTTCCCTCCTGGGATTACAGCACGAATTTCATGAGGTAGCGGTCTTGCTCAATGATCCCAACAGGCTGGAAGAATTTCAAGGCTCCCTGCAGCAGCAGCACCCTGAGTTACAGATTGAAACGTGGAAAGCGCTGGCCCCTGAGCTGAGGTATATGATTGAATCTCTGGATCAGTACATGATCATATTTCTCATCATCATCCTGATGGCCCTGTCTTTTGGCATTGTAAATACCATGCTGATGGCGGTACTGGAACGCGTGCGGGAAATCGGTATGCTGATGGCTATTGGCATGAATAGAACTAAGTTATTTGGAATGGTTTCACTTGAAAGCATATTCCTGGTGATGATCGCCGCCCCCATTGGTCTGCTCTTGGCCTATATTACCAATCAACTGCTGGGGCAGTATGGTATGGACCTTTCAGGGCTTTATCAGGAAGGCTATGCAGCTTATGGATTTAACCCGATTATCTATCCCGAGCTGGACAATATTTACTATATAAGAATTATGTTCATGGTTACTGTTGCTGCCTTGCTGGCTTCTATTTATCCGGCCATTACTGCAATAAGACTTAATCCGGTAGTAGCCATCAGAAAAATATAA
- a CDS encoding ABC transporter ATP-binding protein, with amino-acid sequence MDQEKEVISTENLSKVYADHVVPVKAVNGVSLKIRKGEFTALVGPSGSGKTTLLNLIGGLDYPTSGKVYVNGIDISTMKKNRLIDFRLNNIGFVFQAFNLIPVLTAKENIEFVMLLQKKSRQERDQRVVELLKEVGLEDRMNSRPSELSGGQQQRVAVARALASKPQFVLADEPTANLDSKSTENLLDMMARLNRDEHMTFIFSTHDQRVIDRARRVIRLVDGQIESDLTVEQQKQGV; translated from the coding sequence ATGGATCAGGAAAAAGAAGTCATCTCTACCGAGAATCTTAGCAAAGTGTATGCCGATCATGTCGTTCCGGTAAAGGCGGTAAACGGGGTAAGCCTCAAGATAAGAAAAGGAGAATTTACCGCCCTGGTAGGTCCATCAGGCTCAGGAAAGACTACCTTGCTCAATCTTATAGGAGGCTTGGATTACCCTACTTCTGGTAAGGTGTATGTGAATGGTATTGACATATCTACTATGAAAAAAAACCGACTGATTGACTTCCGCTTAAACAATATCGGTTTTGTGTTCCAGGCTTTTAATCTGATTCCGGTATTAACTGCCAAAGAAAATATAGAGTTTGTGATGTTGCTTCAGAAAAAATCCCGGCAGGAAAGAGACCAGCGGGTGGTGGAATTACTGAAAGAAGTGGGCCTGGAAGACCGCATGAACAGCCGTCCCTCTGAATTATCCGGAGGGCAACAACAGAGGGTAGCAGTTGCACGGGCACTGGCCTCCAAACCGCAGTTTGTGCTGGCCGACGAGCCTACAGCCAACCTGGATTCAAAATCTACCGAAAATCTCCTTGATATGATGGCCCGGTTGAACAGAGATGAACATATGACCTTTATTTTTTCTACGCACGACCAACGGGTGATCGATCGTGCTCGCCGTGTAATCCGACTCGTTGACGGACAAATTGAGTCTGACCTTACAGTAGAGCAGCAGAAACAAGGGGTATAA
- a CDS encoding nucleoside hydrolase-like domain-containing protein codes for MCFICPILTAQELAKPRVIVTTDGEFDDRCSMVRFLLYANEFDVKGIIHSSSKFHWKGNDSIAAHQWADVSWMDKHMKAYESVYPNLLQHDKEFPSPAYLKNQIFEGNIEFSGDMLRETAGSNRIVEVLLEDDPSPVWLQAWGGSNTIARALKTIEEKHPDKMQSVAEKARVFLILLQDDTYETYIAKHWSDLQLILSTSFESIGYPWKKRVPEAESKYYLGAWMNENLLYHHGPLLDIYQDHLYGDDRTSGDFISEGDSPAFMHVIPTGLRGSQHPGWGSWGGRFRWQDSLWVSAPDDENIFKAVYRWIPHYQKDFAARADWCVLPYEEANHPPEVKLNVKEEQTVTAGSTIQLSLKDSTDPDGDALNYRWWHYNDADSYAEKIAIENADHNIINFRIPADAQVGDSIHLIAEVTDQSSPALTRYKRIVFHITE; via the coding sequence ATGTGCTTTATTTGCCCTATACTGACTGCACAGGAACTTGCCAAGCCTCGCGTCATTGTCACTACCGATGGAGAATTTGATGATCGCTGCTCTATGGTACGCTTCTTACTGTATGCCAATGAATTTGATGTTAAGGGCATCATCCACTCAAGCTCCAAATTTCACTGGAAAGGTAATGACAGCATCGCTGCCCATCAGTGGGCGGATGTATCCTGGATGGATAAGCATATGAAAGCATACGAAAGCGTGTATCCAAACTTGCTACAACACGATAAAGAATTTCCATCTCCTGCTTACCTCAAAAACCAGATTTTTGAAGGAAATATTGAGTTTAGCGGCGACATGCTGCGGGAAACGGCTGGCTCTAACCGTATTGTAGAAGTACTTTTGGAAGATGATCCCTCTCCAGTCTGGTTACAAGCCTGGGGTGGCTCCAATACCATTGCCCGTGCTTTAAAAACCATAGAAGAAAAGCATCCCGACAAAATGCAAAGCGTAGCGGAGAAAGCCCGTGTTTTTCTGATCTTGTTACAAGACGATACCTACGAAACTTACATTGCGAAGCACTGGTCTGATCTTCAGCTAATATTAAGTACTTCCTTTGAGAGCATTGGTTACCCCTGGAAGAAAAGGGTACCCGAGGCAGAAAGTAAATATTATTTAGGAGCATGGATGAATGAGAACCTGTTATATCATCATGGGCCATTATTAGACATTTATCAGGATCATTTATATGGAGATGACCGAACCAGCGGAGACTTTATTTCTGAAGGAGACTCACCGGCTTTTATGCATGTAATTCCTACCGGCTTGAGAGGCAGCCAGCATCCAGGCTGGGGCTCCTGGGGCGGACGCTTCCGTTGGCAGGATAGCCTTTGGGTAAGCGCTCCTGACGATGAGAATATTTTTAAAGCTGTATATCGCTGGATTCCACATTACCAAAAAGATTTTGCTGCCCGGGCCGACTGGTGTGTTCTGCCTTATGAGGAGGCCAATCACCCTCCTGAGGTAAAATTGAATGTGAAGGAAGAACAGACAGTCACAGCCGGAAGCACGATACAACTGAGCTTGAAAGACTCTACTGATCCTGATGGTGATGCTCTTAACTACCGCTGGTGGCACTACAATGATGCCGACAGTTATGCTGAAAAAATAGCTATTGAAAATGCTGATCATAACATAATAAACTTCAGGATACCAGCAGATGCACAAGTCGGCGATTCCATCCACCTGATCGCAGAAGTGACTGATCAATCTTCGCCAGCATTAACAAGGTATAAGCGAATTGTTTTTCATATCACTGAGTAA
- a CDS encoding glycoside hydrolase family 27 protein has protein sequence MMLRTSLSLLLTLFLALNTSLAQKKAQIALTPPMGWNSWNCFRENVSEDKIKAIADAMVSSGMRDAGYEYIIIDDGWMTDQRDEDGHIIVNAEKFPSGMKALGDYIHSLGLKFGIYSAPGRYTCQKLMGSYGHEQIDANDYASWGVDYLKYDWCNYPGTREQAMNTPAEDCRQAYELMRDCLKNTGRPILYSVHSTCSGERKNSFPWVVDVVHMHRSGDDIKDNWDRMLYCLESTSKLWPYAGPGFWNDPDMLEVGNTTQERLWGGIDSTKMTTLEYRTHFSMWCMVAAPLIAGNNLSTMKDEIVQILTNKELIAVNQDALGKQGRRIRNEGEVEVWVKALADERYAVALFNRKDSPADISFHWDELGISGQHQIRDLLLHKDLGTFSQSYTR, from the coding sequence ATGATGCTAAGAACATCCCTAAGCTTGTTGCTAACCCTTTTTCTTGCCTTAAATACCTCACTGGCACAGAAGAAAGCGCAGATTGCCTTAACCCCTCCCATGGGGTGGAACAGCTGGAACTGCTTTCGTGAAAATGTTTCTGAAGACAAAATCAAAGCCATTGCTGATGCCATGGTTTCTTCCGGCATGCGGGATGCAGGCTACGAGTATATTATTATAGATGATGGCTGGATGACCGATCAGAGAGATGAAGACGGACATATTATCGTCAATGCTGAGAAATTTCCCAGCGGCATGAAGGCATTGGGAGATTATATCCATAGCTTAGGGTTGAAATTTGGAATATATTCTGCGCCGGGCCGTTATACCTGCCAGAAACTGATGGGCAGTTATGGTCACGAACAAATTGATGCAAATGACTACGCGAGCTGGGGAGTGGATTATCTAAAATATGACTGGTGTAACTATCCCGGCACCCGCGAACAGGCCATGAATACGCCCGCTGAAGACTGCCGTCAGGCTTATGAGCTTATGCGTGATTGCCTAAAAAATACCGGACGACCTATCCTCTACAGCGTACATAGCACCTGCTCCGGTGAGCGAAAAAACTCCTTCCCCTGGGTAGTAGATGTGGTACACATGCATCGCTCGGGGGATGACATCAAAGACAACTGGGACAGAATGCTATACTGCCTGGAAAGCACCAGCAAACTCTGGCCTTATGCCGGACCGGGCTTCTGGAATGACCCGGATATGCTGGAAGTTGGGAACACTACGCAGGAAAGACTATGGGGCGGGATAGACAGCACCAAGATGACCACACTGGAATACAGAACACACTTTAGTATGTGGTGTATGGTAGCAGCTCCCCTTATTGCAGGTAATAACCTGAGTACAATGAAAGATGAAATTGTACAGATTCTTACCAATAAAGAATTGATTGCAGTCAATCAGGATGCGCTGGGCAAACAGGGGAGGCGCATAAGAAATGAGGGAGAGGTGGAGGTATGGGTAAAAGCACTGGCTGATGAAAGATATGCTGTGGCCCTCTTCAATCGAAAAGACAGCCCGGCAGATATTAGCTTTCATTGGGATGAGTTAGGCATTAGTGGGCAGCATCAGATCAGAGACCTTTTGCTACACAAAGACCTGGGTACATTTTCCCAAAGCTATACCCGGTAA
- a CDS encoding RagB/SusD family nutrient uptake outer membrane protein translates to MKNIISIISLSLVLVVISACKEDFLEQEYKNGLVDVNFFQKPEHAEKALTAVYDVLGFEGQYILTRMALGSSAADDIVELHGDFSRVGTGFIELDGYNWHSSSRYIMDHWYSSYKGIKRANDVIHNVMDIPGMDEVSAGRFVAEAKALRALFYYNLVTVFGDVPLLTASVSLEDSKNVSRDPASEVWRQIVTDLNEAKEILPASYDSADLGRVTTGFANALLSRVYLWTGEYEKAIAAAAAVTGYVLEPIYAQLFNGEAESGQESILEVMNASGSPSENIWRTEDSEVNRSIYTGPVFAWSHFMQPSRDFIDNAFEEGDVRRGDDVILDHREGDTYDINGDGVIDENDEIPANAPVDAHNLKYVKKGADLTSGGVWIGELQTVNVIIMRYAEVLLNKAEALNESGRSEEALAPLNQVRARAGLDPVSTTDQNQLRDIILHERAVEFCFEGHRFFDLKRTNKLDEVLGDLGFIAGKHEVFPIPQTEIDLTEISQNPGYN, encoded by the coding sequence ATGAAAAATATAATAAGTATCATCTCCTTAAGTTTAGTATTGGTAGTTATCAGCGCCTGTAAAGAAGATTTTCTTGAACAGGAATATAAAAACGGCCTGGTAGATGTTAATTTCTTTCAAAAACCTGAACATGCTGAAAAAGCGCTCACTGCTGTGTACGATGTGTTGGGTTTTGAAGGTCAGTACATCCTAACACGCATGGCATTAGGGTCCTCTGCTGCTGATGATATTGTAGAGCTGCATGGTGATTTTAGCCGGGTAGGTACAGGTTTTATTGAACTGGATGGATACAACTGGCATTCCAGTAGCAGGTACATCATGGATCATTGGTATTCCAGCTACAAAGGAATAAAGCGAGCCAATGATGTTATCCACAATGTCATGGATATTCCAGGAATGGATGAGGTGAGTGCAGGCCGTTTTGTGGCTGAAGCCAAAGCATTACGTGCGCTTTTTTATTATAACCTGGTCACTGTTTTTGGCGATGTTCCTTTGCTGACAGCATCTGTATCTCTGGAAGATTCTAAAAATGTAAGCCGTGATCCTGCCAGTGAGGTATGGAGACAGATTGTTACTGACCTCAATGAGGCAAAAGAAATCTTACCTGCAAGTTACGACAGCGCTGATTTGGGTAGGGTGACCACTGGTTTTGCGAATGCCCTGCTATCCCGGGTATACTTATGGACTGGAGAGTATGAAAAAGCCATTGCCGCTGCCGCTGCTGTTACAGGCTATGTTCTGGAGCCCATTTATGCCCAATTGTTTAATGGTGAAGCCGAAAGCGGACAGGAGTCTATTTTGGAAGTGATGAATGCTTCTGGCAGTCCAAGTGAAAACATATGGAGAACAGAAGACAGTGAAGTAAATAGAAGTATTTATACCGGACCAGTGTTTGCCTGGTCTCACTTCATGCAACCTTCCCGGGATTTTATTGACAACGCTTTTGAAGAAGGTGATGTAAGACGAGGTGATGATGTTATCCTGGACCACCGAGAAGGTGACACTTATGATATTAACGGTGATGGTGTCATAGATGAGAATGATGAAATCCCAGCTAATGCTCCGGTGGATGCCCATAATTTGAAATATGTAAAAAAGGGAGCTGATTTGACTTCTGGTGGTGTTTGGATAGGCGAGCTTCAAACAGTGAATGTTATCATTATGCGATATGCGGAAGTGCTGCTCAATAAAGCAGAAGCTTTGAACGAGTCGGGGCGCAGTGAGGAAGCCCTTGCCCCCCTGAATCAGGTAAGAGCCAGAGCAGGCCTGGACCCAGTTTCTACCACTGATCAGAATCAGCTTCGCGATATTATTTTACACGAACGGGCAGTAGAATTTTGCTTTGAAGGCCATAGATTCTTTGACCTGAAGCGTACCAACAAACTAGACGAAGTACTGGGTGACCTGGGCTTTATCGCGGGCAAACATGAGGTTTTTCCTATACCTCAAACCGAAATTGACCTTACCGAAATTTCTCAAAACCCCGGGTATAATTAA